The Methanooceanicella nereidis genomic interval GCACATTCGTAGCGATGATGACCTTTTTCTTCTCTTTCCGGGCTATCGCAAGAGATGGCGCAAGGGCCGAAAGGGTCTTGCCTGTGCCGCACGCTCCCTCGAAAAGTACCAGCTTCTTCGCTAACAGCGCGTCATATATGCTGTCCATAGCCTCTTTTTGGTTAGGATAAAATGAGGGCTTGGGGAAAAACTTCTGGTATTCAGGTGCCATAGTGCCGGTCGTTATTCTATTAGTTTGATTGATATATCTGTCACCATATTTAAAGGTAAGAATCAGCATGTTGAAAGTATTTTTCCGGGGTGTAAAAATTCCCGGAATAAAAGGACAGAAGCCCCTCTAACCAAAACATATATATTAGTTCGTAACATATAGAACAATCATGCCAAAATGGGTATGTACAGTCTGCGGGACCGAGCACAGGATACTATGTAAGCCCGGTTGTATGGCTTTCGCGAAACATGGCTCGTGCGCACCTCCGAAATGTAAGAACTGCGGCGCACCGAGAGAAAAAATGATCATGGATTAGACCAAGACTTATTACATAGACCATAATTTTTTTAGTCCTGCATGCGGTATTCTTTCTGCTATGAAGATTATTGTCCTTTCAGATACGCACATCGCATATAAAGTGCCTGATGAGATCCTGGAGAAGATCAAGGATGCGGACATGGTCGTCCATGCCGGGGATTTCCATACCAGGGCGGCATACGATACGATAAAGGCGTATTCCAGAAGGCTCATAGCAGTGCACGGGAACAGCGATGACCCGGACCTGAAGGAATCCCTGCCGGAAATCGAGACCTTTGAGGCCGAGGGGGTAAAGATAGGCGTCGTGCATAAAGGCCATCACGTGACCGACCTTACCAACATGAGGTACCTGGCACTGGAAATTGGAGTCGAGGTGCTGGTATTCGGGCATCTTCACCGACCCATAATTGAGAAGAGCGACGTGTTATTGATCTGCCCGGGCAGCCCTACGTCCCCGAGGATGGCAGACCCCACGATGGTCGAGCTGACCGTCGCCGGAGGCAACGTGACAGGCAGGATCGTTAAAATGTCAGGCGGCTCCGTCTGCGGCTACATCGGTTTTATGAGATCCCTGAATAATGAAAATCCGGATCGTTAAGAAAAATGGGTGTTCATTGGCCCGGTCCATCCACATCGAGAGTGGTCTGCGACGTGAACTCAACGTCCCTGTTCGCCCCGTAGAACGCCCTTTTTGATACCTTATACTTTTCGCGGATCTGCTCCGCGACATTGCTCCTTACTACGATCTTTTTATCCTGAAATTTTTCTTTTTTCGAAAGCAGCTGAAGACCGCTATAGCAATCTCTGACCTTTTCAGACTTCAAAAGAGACAAATAATTTTCCAGTGACGTGATATAGATATGCTCAAGCTGCGGTGGACTACGATCCATGGTACTACCTCAACACCATATAGGACAATGCATTGTTATAAAGTCCTTAAAATATATGAATGTGTCTGTATATACCGAAATCATCGGGACTTTTTTCCAGATGATAATTATATTAAATTTAAAGGTATGTATAAGAGCATATGATGACCGGGTGATTACTCATTTATTTTTAAACAATTTATTTTATTTTTTTAACTAACAATAAAATATAATGCCAAATAAAACGAATCCGATGCGATTAACGTATAAATATAAATTAATAAAAATTAATATGGTTTTAATGAAAGAGCTGATATTACGGATCGATGAAGAGACATATGAATGGATCGAAAAAAGAAAAGGGAGTATGGATGCCGCAGAATTCGCCGGCAGAGCTCTTAAAGAATATATGAACATGGACAAAAGAGGCACATCGGTCCGAATGAGCCGCTCCTGCGACAATATAAGGGAAAGGATGGACGAGCTGGAAGAGCGTATAAATCGGCTTAACGCTAACCTGAAAAGATCCATGGCGGATAAAAATGCGCAAACTGATATGAGCGCGGACCAATAGACCTTAGTTCGCAAAAATTTCGTTATGTTTATAATATCGGTGTATAAATTATAAATAATGACAAAAACGTACGTGCTTGATACGTCGGCATTCATATACGGGATCGTTCCGGACGGGGAACTGGTCACACCTTCGCGCGTGTACGAAGAGGTAAAAGATGAGAAGTCCAGGCTTAAGCTGGAGTTGATAAGCGGACTGATAGTAAGGGACCCGTGCCAGGAATGTATCGCGGAGATCGAAGATGCTGCCTTGAAGACCGGTGATAAACACAGGATATCATTAACTGACAGAGACCTGCTTGCGTTAGCCCTCGAAGAGAAGGGCTCGGGCAAGGACGTCAAGATAATGACCGATGATTATGCCATCCAGAACATAGCGCGAAAGATCGGTATCGATATTGTGCCATTACATCAAAAAAAGATCAAGCAAAAGATAGAATGGGAAAAACGCTGCATAGGATGTAACAGGATATATAGCGAAGGCGAGATCTGCGACGTTTGCGGATCTCCCCTGAGACTAAAAAAACGCTCTATTAGCAGGGGTAAAAAGAATGAGAAACGTTAACGACCTTATTGAAAAAGCTATCGAGCTTAGGAACCGCGGCCTGCGATCCGGGGAGATCGCTGACGAGCTCAATATTTCCAGGGAGACGGCCATGTGGCTGCTCACGCGAGCCAAGAAAGAGACCGGTGCTCCCGTGCCGAAAGATATCTTCATTGACTGGAAGATGATCGGAAAAAGCTCCAGCAGGCTCATGCTCATCGCTACATGCCTTGCGGACATGGTTGAAGAGGTACTTAACGAGCTTGACACAAACGTGGACGTCGTGGTCGGAGTGGCGCTAAGCGGCATCCCGCTGGCCAACATAGTGGCATACCAGTATGGAGTCGAGTTTGCCGTACTTCACCCGGGGAAGCACAGGTCCGAGGAGGGAAGGCCGGTTGAGATGCAGTCGACTTTCAGCGAGAACTATGCAAGCGTCAAAGGAAAGAGATGTGTCATAATCGATGATGTAATCACATCAGGCTCCACCATGGAAGAGGCTATCAAACTGATAGATGACATGGGAGGGGAAACTGTCGCCATAGCTGTCATGATAGATAAAAAAGGCGCGGAGACAATAGCTTCTGTCCCGGTAAGATCGCTTTATAGGATAGGGAGGGTGGAGTAAGGGTCTTATCCCTTTACTTTATATCCCCTCAAATAGCCATTATTTTGATAGCCGGACCGGATACGGGAATCTTATCGAGTTGATCATTTTTCGCTGAACATCAAGGCTTTTTAGTACGGTATAAATATCCAAGAGCTGCACATATCGCTAAAAATATGATAAGGCCTGAACCTAAGGAAAGCGGGTAGCCGTTCTCAGGAGTGCTCTTAGGCACAGACGTCGGACCGGAAGTGTTGCCTGATCCGGAAAAGCCCAGTTTCGTGCGGCCGTCACCTGTAATCAAATAGGTTAACGGGTATTCGTCATTAGTTAGATCCTTCAGGTACTTTTCTGATACGCCGCCATGCTCTACGGTCAGCGTGACGCTGTCCTGTGCTATTATGCCAGCCGTCTCAATGTCCCTGGCAGAATATTTCACGGTCATAGGACCCTTGCCGTCAAGTATCAGAGAGCCGGGACCGAACCATGCCTTGACCTCTCCGGAAGATGCGATCTCTCCGGTAAATGTGTTCACCCTTACGAATGTATCGGCATCCCTTACAATATCGGGATTGACACTTTTCCCATCCTTTATCGTTGCGGGGATTGATGACCTTAAATTCCCGTTAACATCTATCAGGTCTATAGAATAGGAGGGGCATTCGAGCGGTAAAAGGCACCCGTTGTCGGAGACCGGGGCCATATAATATTTTAGGTCATAATACCTGGTGAGCGCGGAATGGAAATCCGCAGGAAAAGATTTGCCCGGATAAAGCCGGTTCTCAAGGTATCCCAGATGCGCCAGCCCCGGCATGCCCTCATTGACGCCCACATAATATAATATCCCGTCCTGCCATCGGAGTATGTCCCCGTCCTTATCATACCTTGTCGAGCCGAGATTCATCAGCATTCCCGTGGACGGGTCTATGACGTCGTCGATGACGTTGAACATATCTTTCATCATTGGGATGGCGTATTCCTTTTCACCCATGGCCGAGAGACTGAGCAGTATGGAGAATTGAACTGCCGTATAGCTTGCGTCGTACATGACTATCTTCGGGTTATACGTGCCGGTCCATTCAGGGTATAATCCTGAGGGATCCTGCCTGCCGTCCAGAATGACCTTCATTTGACGCCGGTAGCTTTCAAGGAAAGCGGGATCCCCTGTCGCCGCATAAGCGGAATAGGTAGCCCGGGCGCCTTCCATCATCTGGTTCCTGACGACCCAGTCGTTTATATTTAGCGAGAATACGTAATCTATGAACTTAACATCCTGCTCAAGGCTTTTTTTGATCCACCACTCACGGGTGTGCGACGTGTCGCCGTATACGTCGAGTTTCTCTTTCATCGACGGATCGTCCTTTAGAGCCATATAGGCGTTTGCCAGCGTGCTGCCGAGAGTCCCGGCCGTTATGAGCCCGGTAGTGGCGCCTTCGACCCATCCGTCGGGCTGCCTTGAAAGGATGATGTTATCTATTCCTCGAACTATAGGCGTTTTCCATTCGGGAGCCTTATTATATTTTAACGTGTACAGAGAGACGTAATCGTTCAAGGTCTCCTGAAAGCGCTGATCCACATACCTTTTACTGTTATATTCATCCCACCAGGCCCTTGTAAAACTGCCATAAGACGCGTCGGCAAAGGCTACGTTATCCAGTTTCACTTCGCCTCCGGTCGCCGGGTAAAAAGTGATGACGACCTCCTTTACCTTTCCAATGTCATTCGACATCGCCCCGATGCTGGCGAAATCGAAATATGCGGGTAGCGGTTCGTTCTCGTGCCTCAGTCCCTGCTGCCTGGATTTAAACGAGCCTCTTTCGGATACGACCTCTATGGACATCCTTATGTCATTCCTTGAAGGGTTCACCCAGGCGACGACGCCGGTATATCTTTTTACATCCATATCATCCAGTGTGAACCTGACGGATACGCTGCCTGAGCCGGATAAAGAGACAGCCAGTGAATTTTTTCCATACATAGGGGATGTTTCGTCTGCCCTGGCCTGTCCGCCGGTAACCTCAAATCCCGGTGTGGCCCCTTCGAAATCTTCAAAGACCATTTGAGGCATAGTCTGGACGCATTGTTCCTTAACAGGTATTATAAGCTTCTCAGACCTATCGAGAGAAATAGAAATATTGTCAGTGCTGGCTGAGGACAGGCTAACGGATTGTACGATCAGCAATGACATGATCATAAATGCCAATATTTTTGTTTTCATGATAACATCTCCTAAAACTCTTTCCTGTGACGGTCAATCTCCAGTATCAGTTCGTTAAAAGCCGTTTTAAATTCCATGACACTCCGGTCCTTTGTAAAATCGCGTGCTACGGCCCTGAGTTCTTCTGCTACCGCTTTCTTCTTTTCCGGACCCCATCCCATAACTTTTAATGCCCGTTCAGAATAGTCTGCCGGATCGAGCGAATCCACGACAAGATCGGGGCATACAGGCCTTATTATCTCCGCTGCGCCGGTGTATTTACTGACTATCGGAATCAGCCCTGACGCGCATGCCTCTATGATAGATACACCGAATGCCTCTTCTCTGGCGGGATGCATATAGATGCATGCCCGGGAAAAATATTCCCGCGGGTCCTCTACCTTGCCTGCGACGTTCAATCCTTCGATTTCCGGCAGCTTGAGCGATTCATCCTTGAAATGCCCCATCAGATAAAGCTCTGATCCGGGCTCCTTTTCGCGGATCATTTTAAAGGCTTCTATAAGTAGATCAACGCCTTTATATGGCATCATTTTTCCAAGGAAGACGATGTTTTTTGATGACGGGTCCGAATAGGCGCCTTCATATGTGCTTATGTCTGCATAGGGATATGCCACTTTTACAGGACAGTCTGACATCGCTGCGAAAAAATCCGCAACGTATCTTGATACAGCGATAATGCCATCCACGTAGCTGAGAGACTTTCTGAGCAAATATTTCCCCATCGCGCTTTGCTTCTCATAATACATACGGAAGGGGCTTGTGGCAAGCAATATCACCTTTATTTCCGGGTCGAGTATCTTTTTCGGGATAACTGTAAAAAGATATAGAGGGCTTTCGCAGAGATATACGTCAGAGTCAGGTTTTTTTAAAAATGGTGACAGTAATAGCTCCCTGTAGGGTCTCTTGGTCTTTCCGTCAAACCTGAAGAGATACATGTCCGCGTTGACGCTCTCCGCAAATGTCACATGCACCCGGTGCGGGCGGCTGGAGAAGAAGGTTATGCCTTGCCTGGCCTTGTACATTAATAAAAACTAGTTATTAATAATATATATTATTTATGTCACTTTTAGATAATAATATTTATAAGCAAGTATTATATAATATAATATTCATACAGCAAGCAGTAGACATAGAAGTGATATAATGCCAAGGTTTTGGAGATTTGCCATTTTTGTATTATTGATGCAGGCTTTTGCATCCGTCGCGATCCTGACCGATATGCCTCTGGCAAGGCAGATCCTCGGGTTCGTGTGTTTCGTGTTCATGCTAGGGCTTGTGACAATACCGTTGCTCAAGCTAAAAAAGATATCAAAGGGCGAAATACTCATATTTTCCACCGGGATAGGGCTCGTAGGGATAATGGTCATTGGTTTTATCGTCAACTCATTATATCCTTTTATAGAAGCTCCGCTGTCAACGATACCCATGCTGGTGGCCCTTAACCTGTATATGGCAGGAGCCGTGCTGTATGGATTGATAACAAAAGCCGATAGCCCTCTTGACATTATCCCCCCGGAGACTGCCGATGAGGATGAGGAGATAAATAAGATCGGCCTTAAAGAGATCATATACTGGGCCCTTATCATAGCCTTCCCTGCCATGGCGATTGCGGGCACCTGGATCATTAACACCAGCAGCTCAAATATTGTCCTGATGGCGATGATATTGTTAGTAGGCATCACTTTCATTGCATTATTATTAGATAAAAAAGCCCCGGACGGCCTGTTATCGTTATTCATACTGTCAGCGTCGGCATCATTACTCTTCATGTACTCCCTGAGGTCATTTTATTTACTGGGCTTCGACATTCACGGGGAATACTATGCTTTTGAGATGACGCTGGCGAATTTCCACTGGTCCATAGAAAATTATAATCATATATACAATACATGCCTGAGTATCACTATACTGCCGACTGTGCTCTTTTCTTTGCTGAACATACCGGGAGAATATATCTATAAGCTGATATTCCAGATCCTGTTCTCCATAATGCCATTCGCCGTGTACTTATTCTTCAAAGACAAGACCGGCACCAGGATCGCGTTCCTCAGCGCGTTCTTTATGATGTCGCATTTTATGTTCATCTACCAGATGCCGTCCCTTTTAAGGCAGGAGATCAGCATTCTACTGTTCATTCTCGCGATGTATATCCTTTTCACGGACCGTATCAAGGATAAGGGCGGTTATGCGCTATTTACGATATTCAGCGCGGGAACAGTCGTTTCACACTATACTACATCATTCATATTCGTGGTCCTATTGCTGGGCACTTTATTCCTTAGCAAATACATGCAGCTTAACCGGATCAACTTTGACAGGAATATAACAGGAAAGCTTGCCCTGGGCGTCATCCTTATGGTACTTATCTGGCATGGCCTCATCACAAAGATCACTCTTGCTGCAGCAGTGAATTTCCTGATATACTCGCTTCAGTCTCTTAACAGCGTCATAATAGGGAATGATGTGCCTTCGGCATCATCCGCAGGCATAAGGCTGGACAACAGTATAGAATCCATGATACCGGTGATCATATCGGGAGGCATAAGCACGCTGAGTAAATTATTCGTGGCGATCGGCGTCATATATGTCACCGCAAGCGCGCTGTTATTTAAATACAATCAGATGAACCGCGACGAGATGCCGTCGTTCCTGAAAAGGTTAAGCAGGGACGATCTTTACAGGTTCTTTAACTTAAACGAAAAATGGGCGAGATTTGGCACTGAGTATTTACTAGCGTCGATATTTTTACTGCTGCTTCTGTTCATCAGCATACTGGTACCGTTCGTCTCTCAGGGATATAATTTTGAGAGACTGTATATGCAATCGCTGGTATTTTTGGCACCCATGTGCGTCCTGGGGGTCTTAGCCATAATAAGGTCTTTAAGACTGAACCTGTCGATAAGGCATGTCACGACTTTCACGGCGATAATCATCGTCATATTCTTCCTTGGGCAGACAGGGTTCACCTACGAGGTTTTCGGTGTCGATGAGTCGATATCGTTAAACGCGGACACGGACGGAGGGTATCTTGTATACCCCCAGGAGATACAATCGGCGACATGGCTGGAATCAAGCGAGATGCCGTCCAGCGTATTTGCCGACAACTACGCTTCTTTGAGGCTGTGGAGCTATGCGGGGATACCAAGAGGATACGGCTATGACAGAGGAGTGTACCCAATGGATACCCAGCACCTTTCATTCCATGGGGCAAAAAACGAGCTGATAAACTCATACGTGTACCTTAGCCATTACAACGTCGATACCGGCCTCATTTTTGACGGGTACGACAGCAGTAACAGAGGTCGTGCGGAACTGGAAGATTTCGTACTGCTGAACAAGATGGACATCGTGTATGATAACGGCGGGTCGGCCGTGCTTAAGACTTCGGGAAGATATCTCTAGATGTCTTCCTTTTGTCCGGGATCGTTCTAAGTTGTATCACGATTCGTTTTAGGTTTAATGGCCGCCGGCATTAAGGCGGCGAAAATCACCGGTTTTTCACCACAAAGCACACAAATCACATAAAGGAAAGCTGAGGACATTTTTTAGATGATGGGCATATACTTTGAAAAAGTATTTGTGAACCCTTATGCCCTTGATTCCCTCGTGGTGTAAAACCGTGAACTCTGGTAATTCCTTTGTGAGGGACTGGATAGAGAAGGCATTCATATTAAAGAACTTGCTAGCAGTATACAAAAACACGTATGGATGCGCGTATAGTTTTTTGTACTGTATATGCACTAACTTTTTATAATATTATTAAAAGGCATCATGCCCCTGGTTTTCTCGGATACCTGTAAAACGGCTATGACCGGCTTAGATAATAGGCCGGTTCCCACTGCCTTTCTTATCTTTGCACTATCGTCGATACTGATCACGCCAAAGACAAGTATGGCAATGGCATATATGATCACTCCTGCCGGTATGCACAATGCCAGCGATGTCAGGCATGATATGGATGATTCAATATCCAGGCCGAGCGTCGAATAAGCCATCGACCTTACGCTTATCACAGTAGCGTACATGATGATGGAAGCCAGGCTGATCAGAAGGATCTCTTTTACCGGGACACGGACATTGTATGATCTTGATGCCGCAAAAAGGAATACAATGGTCCCGCTCCCCAGCGATATAAGGCTGGCAACGGCAGCGCCTTGAATGCCATACATGGGGATCAGCGCCAGGTTTAAAGCTACGTTAAATATGGCTGTAACTATAGCTATTCTCACTCCGATCTTTGCCTTTCCCCCGCCGTCGATGATGCATGCGGCCGGAAGCTCGCATGTCTTTATGGCGCCCATTATCGCCAGGAAAGGCAATACTAAAGCGGCCGCTATATACTCATGCCCGTATATGGCCGATATCACATCAGGGGATAAAGCGGCCATTCCCGCGCCTGCCGGAAGTGCTATCATGGCGATGTACTTGATCGATAATCGGAACACGTCCTTTGTCATACCATAATTTTGCGTGCTTACCGAGCCGGAAAATGAAGTAAGAAGCACTCTCCTCAGCGAGAACATGCCATAATAGATGAGGAGCGCCAGCGACATTGAGATGGTATAGCAAACAAAATCGCCCATCGTCAATTTAGCCCCTATGTAAAACTGATCGAATGACATATACACCTTTACCACAGCCCATGAGAGCCCGAGATAAAAGCCATATGTCAGAATATGGTTCATCTCGGTAAGATCCAGCCTCAGGTGTTTTATTTCCGGCAGGACGTTCTTTTTAAAAGAATATATGTAAAAAACAAGAAGAAATGCGGAGCCGGCTATAAGGCCGATTAAGGCACCTTTGAACCCGAACCCGAGGACCACAAGCACGACTGCGAGAAGTGTCTTGGATACGTTCTGTATAACCTCTGCGTACGAGGTTATTGTCATTTCACGGAACCCGTATAGCGAAGAATAGATGGACGTCGATATGATGTCAAGTGACAATAGTGCCGCGCATGCATATACCGAGATGATCGCCTCTTCGTGATTGTTAAGGCTCACTGCGATATAGGAACTGAACAGCAGGCATAGTATGACGGCGGCCAGTCCCACGATCATCTTAAGTGCCATGGACGTGACTATGCTGCCCGATACGTCCATATCCTTCGCGCGGTATTCGGCTATCCTTCGCGCAGCAGACTCCTGTATGCCGAGGTCGGCGAAAATGAACACAATACCCTCTAAAAAGATAGCCCATGTGACGAGACCGTACATATCCTTGCCCAGAAGCCTGGCCAGTATTATACCCATCATCAGGGAGGATAGTATGGATATTACCCTGGCGCTTACCACATACGCCGAATCCTTAGCCATCTTTTTAGCTTCTGACATATACGACCACTTGCTTAAGAAGGATATTTGACATTACCACTATATTAATTATTCACATAATGATATTTTTAAAAAATTATAATCAATAATTCGACGCACTTAGAGTATATTGATATTTAGCTACCACTAAATAAATTTATAAGCAAGTAATATTATAATAAACTGTTGATGAGCTATAAGATATTACAGGCTACTGAATATTTCTTACCTGACGTTGAGAGAGGCATAGAGAGATTTGTCTACGAATTAAGCAAAGGGCTCATCGAAAGAGGTAACCGTGTCACAGTCCTGACCGGAGGGAATGATGACAATAAGACGATAGATGGCATGAGAGTCATATACGCGCCCATGTACGGAAGCGGCATAATGCAGGCATCCCGTAACCTGTATGACCAGAGGCTGACATTCGTGCCGTCGGGCGTATTAAAAATGAATACGGACGACTCGGACATCATTCATGCCCATCATTTTGCAGGAGGCTATGCCGCCACATTATTAAGGGGTTCAAAAAAGAGGCCGCTGGTCATGACCGTGCACGTTGTCCCACGTTCGTCGATACTCGCGAGCCCTGTCCCGGTTTACCGGATGATGTATAGAAAGGCTCTGCAAAGATCTTCGTGCGTGGTATCGGTAACGGAATATGTCAAATATGCCGTAAAAAAAGACTTCGGCATAGACAGCGTGGTGGTCCCGCTTTGCGTAGATATTGAAAGGTTCAAGCCCGCAAAGGATAAGGAAAGGCTAAAAGCGGAATTAGGGCTGCCCCCGGCGCCTATCATACTTATGGTATCCAGCCTCAACGACAGGAGAAAGCGTGCCGGGATGATCATATCGGCGATGCCCTCTGTCCTGAAGAAAATTAGCGATGCCAGGCTCGTCCTTGCAGGAAACCTGAGCGGTGATATGAAAGAAGATCTGGAAAAGCTTGTTAGCGGCCTGGGATTAAAGGAAAACGTCATTTTTACCGGAAGGCTGGAGGACGACGCCCTTCCAAAATATTATGCGGCAGCTGACGTGTTCGTATTACCTTCCAGGGAGGAGGCCGCAGGATTCGTCTTACTGGAAGCGATGGCATCGGGCGTGCCTTTAGTGGGCGCGAACAGCGGGGGGATACCGGAGTATGTCAGGGACGGCATCAACGGGCTGCTATTTGACCCGCGTAAAGTAGATGACCTTGCGGAAAAGGTAATATCGATACTGGCCAGCGATAGCGATTCGCGTACTTATGGCCGTAAAGGAAGACATCTTGCGGTGACCGAACACTCCTGGCCTGTCGCGGTAAAAAGATATGACGAGATATACGGGAACGTGGTGATGAACTGATGACCGCGCCGGAAGTGTCGATAGTGATCCCTGCCGGAAGGACGGACATCGTGAACAGGTGCCTGGACTCGCTGGTCAAAATGGACTATAAGGATTTTGAAGCGATCGTCGTAGTGAAGCAAGGCTTGAAGTATTCATATCCGGACGGGCGGGTCACGGTCGTCGAGCAGGATGGCAGGGGCGTTTCAAATGCCAGGAATTGCGGTATCTCGAAGGCGAGAGGAAAGATCATAGCTTTTACTGACGACGACTGCGTGGTTTCCAGGATGTGGCTCGGGAGCCTATTAAAGGCGTTCGACGATCCGGAAGTAGGCGGGGCCGGGAGCATACGCGAAGCATATAATGCCGAAGAACCCCTGGCGTCGATGTGGGACTTTTCTTATCTTACGATGGGCAGCCTTAGTGACAAATATATGTATCTTAGCAGGCGCGATATTTACCTGTGTACGTCGTCAGCGGCGTTCAGGGCGGATATTATAAAGTGCATTGGAGGCTTTGATGAATCATTACCCTCGGGAGAGGATTATGACCTCTCGCGAAGGGTAAAAGAGTCCGGGTTCAAGCTGGCGCTGGTGCCCGAGGCCAGGATAAAGCATGAACATCCCGCCACATGGGAAGATATGATAAGGCAACAGATGTGGTTCGCGCGGGGCGACATCGGGCTGGCCAGAAAATATTCTAAAAAAGGCATAAGATTAAGGCTTCTCATGTCAGTTCCGTTCTATTCTCTGCTTTCCATCCCGAATGCTTTGAAAATAGACGGCATGAAGAATAAAGTAGTTTTCCCGGTATTTATTTTTGTAAAATGCGGCTCAAGGTTCCTTGGCTCTATAGTTTGATCGTACGATGAGCTTTTCCGAATGCCAGCGAAGGGATGATAACGTTATACTAAAGTACAAACGGGTTATCTATGATATGGGATTGAAATGGTAAAAGTTTCTGCAAACGATTACAAGATACAAAAAATCAGGAGGGCCATGAAGGAAAGCGGATTGGACCCTGATCCGCTGACAGATTCGGAAGTCGTAGATTATGCCCTGACTGTCGCCGAACTATACTTTGCCGGCGACTTTGAGGAAGACGATGAAGAATGACTAAAATATGTCATCGCCTCAATAGCAACTTTTTTTATTTTTCTGTCGGGATGTTGAATTCAGGCGGAAAAATGACCATGCCTTTCATACCGTCAAGTGCGCCCGGGACCAGTTCAATAGCCATGAAGGCCTCGTCAGGCACCGGGAATAGCACATCAAGTCCTTTAGCCCTGGCGGACGTGAAACCGAAACGCGGATAATAACCGGGATGCCCTACGACTATGACGATCCGGTGGCCAAGAGCTTTGCACCGCTTTAATCCTTCCATAGTAAGCCCTGAGCCTATACCCTGGCCTTGATATTCCGGGAGAACGGC includes:
- a CDS encoding YfcE family phosphodiesterase is translated as MKIIVLSDTHIAYKVPDEILEKIKDADMVVHAGDFHTRAAYDTIKAYSRRLIAVHGNSDDPDLKESLPEIETFEAEGVKIGVVHKGHHVTDLTNMRYLALEIGVEVLVFGHLHRPIIEKSDVLLICPGSPTSPRMADPTMVELTVAGGNVTGRIVKMSGGSVCGYIGFMRSLNNENPDR
- a CDS encoding NOB1 family endonuclease → MTKTYVLDTSAFIYGIVPDGELVTPSRVYEEVKDEKSRLKLELISGLIVRDPCQECIAEIEDAALKTGDKHRISLTDRDLLALALEEKGSGKDVKIMTDDYAIQNIARKIGIDIVPLHQKKIKQKIEWEKRCIGCNRIYSEGEICDVCGSPLRLKKRSISRGKKNEKR
- a CDS encoding orotate phosphoribosyltransferase-like protein, whose protein sequence is MRNVNDLIEKAIELRNRGLRSGEIADELNISRETAMWLLTRAKKETGAPVPKDIFIDWKMIGKSSSRLMLIATCLADMVEEVLNELDTNVDVVVGVALSGIPLANIVAYQYGVEFAVLHPGKHRSEEGRPVEMQSTFSENYASVKGKRCVIIDDVITSGSTMEEAIKLIDDMGGETVAIAVMIDKKGAETIASVPVRSLYRIGRVE
- a CDS encoding glycosyltransferase family 4 protein, producing the protein MYKARQGITFFSSRPHRVHVTFAESVNADMYLFRFDGKTKRPYRELLLSPFLKKPDSDVYLCESPLYLFTVIPKKILDPEIKVILLATSPFRMYYEKQSAMGKYLLRKSLSYVDGIIAVSRYVADFFAAMSDCPVKVAYPYADISTYEGAYSDPSSKNIVFLGKMMPYKGVDLLIEAFKMIREKEPGSELYLMGHFKDESLKLPEIEGLNVAGKVEDPREYFSRACIYMHPAREEAFGVSIIEACASGLIPIVSKYTGAAEIIRPVCPDLVVDSLDPADYSERALKVMGWGPEKKKAVAEELRAVARDFTKDRSVMEFKTAFNELILEIDRHRKEF
- a CDS encoding DUF2206 domain-containing protein; this translates as MPRFWRFAIFVLLMQAFASVAILTDMPLARQILGFVCFVFMLGLVTIPLLKLKKISKGEILIFSTGIGLVGIMVIGFIVNSLYPFIEAPLSTIPMLVALNLYMAGAVLYGLITKADSPLDIIPPETADEDEEINKIGLKEIIYWALIIAFPAMAIAGTWIINTSSSNIVLMAMILLVGITFIALLLDKKAPDGLLSLFILSASASLLFMYSLRSFYLLGFDIHGEYYAFEMTLANFHWSIENYNHIYNTCLSITILPTVLFSLLNIPGEYIYKLIFQILFSIMPFAVYLFFKDKTGTRIAFLSAFFMMSHFMFIYQMPSLLRQEISILLFILAMYILFTDRIKDKGGYALFTIFSAGTVVSHYTTSFIFVVLLLGTLFLSKYMQLNRINFDRNITGKLALGVILMVLIWHGLITKITLAAAVNFLIYSLQSLNSVIIGNDVPSASSAGIRLDNSIESMIPVIISGGISTLSKLFVAIGVIYVTASALLFKYNQMNRDEMPSFLKRLSRDDLYRFFNLNEKWARFGTEYLLASIFLLLLLFISILVPFVSQGYNFERLYMQSLVFLAPMCVLGVLAIIRSLRLNLSIRHVTTFTAIIIVIFFLGQTGFTYEVFGVDESISLNADTDGGYLVYPQEIQSATWLESSEMPSSVFADNYASLRLWSYAGIPRGYGYDRGVYPMDTQHLSFHGAKNELINSYVYLSHYNVDTGLIFDGYDSSNRGRAELEDFVLLNKMDIVYDNGGSAVLKTSGRYL
- a CDS encoding flippase — protein: MSEAKKMAKDSAYVVSARVISILSSLMMGIILARLLGKDMYGLVTWAIFLEGIVFIFADLGIQESAARRIAEYRAKDMDVSGSIVTSMALKMIVGLAAVILCLLFSSYIAVSLNNHEEAIISVYACAALLSLDIISTSIYSSLYGFREMTITSYAEVIQNVSKTLLAVVLVVLGFGFKGALIGLIAGSAFLLVFYIYSFKKNVLPEIKHLRLDLTEMNHILTYGFYLGLSWAVVKVYMSFDQFYIGAKLTMGDFVCYTISMSLALLIYYGMFSLRRVLLTSFSGSVSTQNYGMTKDVFRLSIKYIAMIALPAGAGMAALSPDVISAIYGHEYIAAALVLPFLAIMGAIKTCELPAACIIDGGGKAKIGVRIAIVTAIFNVALNLALIPMYGIQGAAVASLISLGSGTIVFLFAASRSYNVRVPVKEILLISLASIIMYATVISVRSMAYSTLGLDIESSISCLTSLALCIPAGVIIYAIAILVFGVISIDDSAKIRKAVGTGLLSKPVIAVLQVSEKTRGMMPFNNIIKS